DNA from Alnus glutinosa chromosome 2, dhAlnGlut1.1, whole genome shotgun sequence:
CAATGTCGAAGAAAACCTGCATTTTAATTAAGGCATCATggataaaaatttaaatcagTTCAAACCCATTACAGTTCTACTATCTAAATCACTTTATACTTAATCTTTATATAAAGTCATATTTCTAGTTTTTGTCTTTGATTCACTTGAATCGATATGAGAATTTCATCTGTCAACGATGAAAAAAATATCAGAGACAAATAGGCTTATATAATGCTAAGAAGCATAGAACAACCAAAACATTGCATGTACCTTCCATTTAGCCTCTTTGAAAAGTAGAGAGTCATTATTAAGTAAAATATCAAGCTCTCCAAGCTCCACCAAGGCAGCAATAATTGCCTGAGCCAAGCTCTTGTCCTCATTGGACTCATAGAAACACCCACGTTCCTTGGCATCGAGGACTAGTTTCTTCCAAACAGAGCCACTCTTTTGTAGAGTCACCCCATCCCCCAAAATCCAAAGGCAATACCTAAAGAATGAAACAGCAACCAAATTTTAATTTGCAAAACTGACAGAAATTGAAACTTTTTCAGGTGCATGCAGCACAATCAGATATATATACAAGTAATACCTTGCTCGGGTTAGTGCCACATTTGCTCTTTTTCGGTTGGAAAGGAAACCTACTGATCCATTCCCATTACATCTTACAGTAGAGATAATTATTACATCATCCTCACCTCCTTGGAACCCATCAACAGAGCGAACACTCACACTGAAGCCACTACCAGACTTGCTGTATTTTTTGACCCTCTCTTCAATTGCAAAAACTTGAGCCTTATACGGTGATATCACTCCTATACTAACATTCTTCTTTGTGTTAAGGAATTCTGTCACAAAAAACAGGAAATGGTAAAAGGAATTCACATCATTTGTCTATTACTTTTctgaaagcattttttttttcttcgggaTAATAACTTAGACTAATAAGCAATAAAACATACGTTTAAAAAGATTGTCAACTATCTCAGAGACCACAGCAACCTCAACCATATTCTTGGGACTGTGCCCGAGACCAAATTCCTCCTTTCCATGAACTACGTTTATAAAGGAGTAGGAGCTGTACATGTTGCCCTGAAGGAAACGCTTCTCATAGTCTCTTTCTTTAACCTTTGGAGCATCTAAAATCTGTTTGTCATAGAACTCTCTGTTTGGAAATAAGCTGATGGATGGATGCATCCTGTACTGGACATCAAGAAGGTGCTTCTGGCTCCCCAACATGACCAGTCTTTCGAACAAACTTCTTCCAAATTCAGCCTTCTCGGATATCTTAAAAGTGCACATTCGAAACATGTTAAACAAAGTGGAAGATGttcaaaatttgcaaaagaCCAAAGAACCAAGGATAAAACTTTAACCTCGCTTTTAACCATTGCAGGGAGCTGCCTCTCATCCCCTATGAGAATAGCATGGCGGACGCCAGATAGCTGTAAAGGAATAGCTGATTCACATTCTTTAAGCTGAGCAGCTTCATCGATAACCAAAAATTCCATGCTTCCTTCAGTACTGTATAATTTAGCAGAGCTTGATGTAGTAGAGAACAATAGGCATGCATTTGCCAAGCAAAAGTTTTTTATCGATTCGTCAAAAGTTAAATCTGGAATAGAAGATTCAAGAGATAAGGTCAAATATCTCAGTATCTGAAGGGATTCATTTCTCATACTCAACTTTGCAAGGCAACCCAAACTGCTTCCTAAGTCttcaaaattattgaaaacttGTAATAACCCTTCATTTGCTACACTAACACCATGCAACAAAGTTTCAAGAGATTTAAGCAAAGTCAGAGCTCTTCTCATCATTTTCACTACCTCTAAGGGTAATAGAGAAGTTGGTAAGTGAGTATACAAATTAACCATACAAAACTTCAGTTGCTCATGAATTGAACAAAATCTCTTCTTTAAAAACTTCTCAAACGTCAAAGGATCATCATCATCGTCCTGtcttttttcatcttcttttttttccaagtaTATTTCGTACTGCGATTTCGGGTCATCAAGCAAAGAAACCATTGATTCTAAGCCATTTCTCCAGCCAGATAGAGGAGCAAAGCACTTCAAAAGCACATCAACACGATAGTCGAGAAATACATCCAGAAGATCTTTACGTTCACCAAActtcattcttttatttggatGAAAACGATCATAAATCTTCATTCGCTTACCATTCCCAAATAAAACTATATCTCCAAGCCTGTATGGGTCATACTCTTGCGAAGCCCTAGCCAAGCTCAGCAGCCGCGTTGCAACTTCCAAAACCGCAATGTTAGTTGGAGCACATGTTAATGTTCTGCACCTCACTTTAAGGAGGGCATGTAATAAGACACCAACGGTCTTTGTTTTCCCGGTCCCTGGAGGGCCCCATATCAGTTTGATAGGATTCTGATGATTGCAATATCTCATACCAATGCAGCTTAAAACCGCAGCTTCTTGAGAGCCATTTAGATTATAAGAGCTGATCCTATCCCGTAGATTAGAAGGGGCAAGACAGTTTTTTCCTTTAGAAAAGCAAGTCAAACAATTTTCATCATCCTGTTAGGATTAAATATATAATGCATCAGTAATGTGAGTCTTTAAAGAGAAGGTTACTAATACTGGAGAATTAATGTATGATGTGTGACATTGAAGAGCAAAATGAGTTAAAATACTTACAGCTGAATTGGCTTGCAGTACTGTTTTAATAATGTTTGTGTTCCCCCTTTCTGGGTGTAGTGCTTTCCATATACGAACATTTGTAATCATATTCATAAGATAAACTGCAAAAAGTTTTCCTTTCTCGTAATTATGCATGTATTCCTCACCAGTTAAAATGGGCTTTGATGCCAGTATCGATACCGTACTAAACTCATCTGTCTCTAAGTCTCTTGGCCGAAGAACATAGGCTATAAGATAGAATCTTTTGGGCCTGTTCAAATCATCAATGCATTTTGGTTTAACATATGTTAAGGCAATAAGATCACCAGCCTCGGGTTCATATTTTCCTTCATCTTTCTCAGTATCTTTTGCTTTCTTCAACTCAGAATCTTTTATGCTCTCTAATGTAATTTCATAAAACAAGCCTTTGGGAGGTTTAAATGCTTTAGATGTTTCAACATATTCTATTTCACAAGTGGGTGCTTGAGACAGCGCTGTTATGTTCGAAAACAAATCAGCATGTGTTTCCTCAATTAATGAAGGAACGAATGACTTCTTGTAATCTGTCACTGACGAGAATGTTTCTGGGATCCTTTTAACCTGTCAGTAAATGATGTCACAATTATGAATGGAAATGCCATGACTCATTAAATTACACATAaattaagaaatataaaaagcaATTAAATTCCCATCAATCTTTTTTGTCAAATCTCAAGAATGCAGAGGGAGATGCAAATTCCAATTAatcgatcaatttttttttttttaaaaaaaaattgttaatataatacataaatattttcattattaggTATTACTACATTACGTACATGGCACACATCCTTAATTACCATGGCAAACCACTTAGATCTGTATGTTTTCTCTTTCCCTCTTCAATTTATTCttctgttattttatttttatatttatattttatattgcaATAATTAAATGAGCACGCTTAATTTCTTTAACAGTACCTATAACCTATTAGATGGAGGGCTTACCATTCCTTGAAGATGATTAAGTTGCAATACATATATGTAGTTTAGATTTAGGAAATATGCGAATTAAGTACAGGTATGATGTTAATCATTAGAAATCATCACTAGCTACCAATGGATTTTCACCTTGCTTTCCAATTGGTACCGTTAGGAAGATTGACACATTCAAAAGTAATTTAATAAGATCATAATGTAATATATTGGGACACATCTCAACCGAAAAACTTAAGCTTAATTATGAGTTTAGGTCTAACTGTGTTATATCAACcatttacacatgcaacattttTTCAATGCGAGACCCAACCTGGCATCCTTCTTACAGGAGCTCAGACTTTAGTACTAGCCTTAGAAGGAAGAAAGCGCAGGGATTCACTTGATCGGATGGAGCCGGCTATCAATTGCAGCAATATGGGATTCAGAAAGGATGATAGGGATTCTCTGACTATCCGAACTTGTTGTCTACACTCGCATGTGTATACTGATCAACAATCTTCCCTCCCTCATATATGTTCATCGACATCTAACTCAACTCCCTCTCACTTAAATCATGTGGGAGTTAGATGTCTTTTTATATCAAAACATTCACGTGGGACTAGGAATACGTATACACTACACTCCCCCTCACCCATTTGGCTTTTGTTGGTGAATATTAAagcatttattaaattattaagggttaaataccttattggtacctgagttatatatatatatatatatatatatataaaatctttaaaaattaataaatttaaaaaattttaaaaaaaaattgtaaaaaaaagaaaaagaaaaagaaaaagagaagtggGGTGTGgccctttggccaaaatgggggtggccattttggccaagggagcCACCATTTTGGCCGGTCAGGGATAGCTCAACCACctcatggcaaaaaaaaaaacaaatgatgggttttggcccttgaggtggctggaccacccccacgggccatgggggtggttcggccaccccaagctggccgttttgggggtggcctaaccaccctcattGTGAAGTCCCGAATATTATTTagcattttaagaataaaatttaatggatAAAAGACTAAGATTAATTTGACGACTAGAAAATACAATAGGACGCGCAGAGAATATTTTATGgtccaaagaaataaattatataagaagaaaaaaaaaagaaaaaaaagaaaatgaatttgaatggaaatagaaagtaaaataaataccagaaaatatatatagttgatgGCGCGTTTGGAAGCTGGTTAGTGCGTCCGGATAGCCTTTCATTTCACGCGTTGTCCAGTGATGAGCGTGTCCGAATGGCACTTAATGCCCGTCTGGATGGGGTCTTCTTTGTTATGTGGCCAAGAGTTTTCTTTTCGGCCATTTCCGGATCTCTTCCACTTTCTCTCGATTTTTCTTAGCTTCTTCACCTAGAAATCACGATCTAGGGAGATCTAACCACCCAAACTTAATTCCgacttcggaaacgtgatctacgaagcccaATCTAtgtttctaccgattggtttaAGGTATTTTCATTAAActcatgttttggagattttagataaatcttgtaaatgtgagtttaatttagTGTTTTCTTAAGGTAAT
Protein-coding regions in this window:
- the LOC133860515 gene encoding uncharacterized ATP-dependent helicase C29A10.10c-like, with the protein product MEKNKEELDGRSLIDLVFSWSLGDVLNKDLYKNQVKRIPETFSSVTDYKKSFVPSLIEETHADLFSNITALSQAPTCEIEYVETSKAFKPPKGLFYEITLESIKDSELKKAKDTEKDEGKYEPEAGDLIALTYVKPKCIDDLNRPKRFYLIAYVLRPRDLETDEFSTVSILASKPILTGEEYMHNYEKGKLFAVYLMNMITNVRIWKALHPERGNTNIIKTVLQANSADDENCLTCFSKGKNCLAPSNLRDRISSYNLNGSQEAAVLSCIGMRYCNHQNPIKLIWGPPGTGKTKTVGVLLHALLKVRCRTLTCAPTNIAVLEVATRLLSLARASQEYDPYRLGDIVLFGNGKRMKIYDRFHPNKRMKFGERKDLLDVFLDYRVDVLLKCFAPLSGWRNGLESMVSLLDDPKSQYEIYLEKKEDEKRQDDDDDPLTFEKFLKKRFCSIHEQLKFCMVNLYTHLPTSLLPLEVVKMMRRALTLLKSLETLLHGVSVANEGLLQVFNNFEDLGSSLGCLAKLSMRNESLQILRYLTLSLESSIPDLTFDESIKNFCLANACLLFSTTSSSAKLYSTEGSMEFLVIDEAAQLKECESAIPLQLSGVRHAILIGDERQLPAMVKSEISEKAEFGRSLFERLVMLGSQKHLLDVQYRMHPSISLFPNREFYDKQILDAPKVKERDYEKRFLQGNMYSSYSFINVVHGKEEFGLGHSPKNMVEVAVVSEIVDNLFKQFLNTKKNVSIGVISPYKAQVFAIEERVKKYSKSGSGFSVSVRSVDGFQGGEDDVIIISTVRCNGNGSVGFLSNRKRANVALTRARYCLWILGDGVTLQKSGSVWKKLVLDAKERGCFYESNEDKSLAQAIIAALVELGELDILLNNDSLLFKEAKWKVFFDIDFQKSIARTSNAKIRKEVISLLEKLSSGWREPNEERKIIVHDETCSQLLETYKVDGQLYLVWTVDILKEDSYHIQVIRVWDVVPFSDIPRLAKHLDILFGSCTVNKMRRCKHRCNEGNLVVPMRWPVDSSSCPDPDSVWHLTKPLSSLSLRDEPKTSTATPRFSAARFGNSSSEGMQRNYSWW